The Brasilonema sennae CENA114 genome includes a region encoding these proteins:
- a CDS encoding DUF3082 domain-containing protein, producing the protein MSDENLTQQTEAQTQVQSSPLRCVIGAMISGALGYGLYSLMIATATSFATKPIHSDNVIVLKLSSAVRTLVVGVMALGTAVFAIVAIGLLALGVQLLVQQMTKQKS; encoded by the coding sequence ATGAGTGACGAAAATCTAACACAACAAACAGAAGCTCAAACGCAGGTTCAATCAAGTCCCTTACGTTGTGTGATTGGGGCAATGATTTCGGGAGCACTTGGGTATGGATTATACTCTCTAATGATTGCCACAGCGACAAGTTTTGCAACCAAACCCATTCATTCAGATAACGTTATAGTACTGAAGCTTTCTTCTGCAGTGCGTACCTTAGTTGTGGGTGTTATGGCATTAGGAACTGCAGTATTTGCGATAGTGGCGATCGGGTTACTGGCTTTGGGGGTGCAGTTGTTGGTGCAGCAGATGACGAAGCAAAAGAGTTGA